A single Mytilus trossulus isolate FHL-02 chromosome 12, PNRI_Mtr1.1.1.hap1, whole genome shotgun sequence DNA region contains:
- the LOC134693625 gene encoding uncharacterized protein LOC134693625, whose translation MARGLIQLHVALPNNLDKYNLEDAARKAEVEEVDLDNLLETNEGFHNLTNLGVPKTRVIGIISAVTAGFSVLKAVASQIDVSRVCAIGLSNHGNRKLVEPSWYLESGIIRDPLPREILPGDAGIFTFEKTNYATYGTAGTLTYTVEGTNTQIEVMWSVPMVYGVYSNRFNVQIEENQVASSMLHKYLYKNQSQEVSNGGHWMHRNHNNIKVHAAMTNNAKASLLVEIYYNLTTPITEVLGK comes from the exons ATGGCCAGAGGGCT AATCCAGTTACACGTGGCTTTACCTAACAACCTAGACAAATATAACCTTGAAGATGCAGCGCGAAAAGCCGAGGTAGAGGAAGTGGATTTAGACAATTTACTGGAAACAAATGAAGGGTTCCATAACTTAACAAACCTCGGAGTACCTAAAACAAGAG TTATCGGTATCATCTCTGCTGTAACGGCTGGATTTAGTGTACTTAAAGCTGTTGCTTCACAGATTGATGTTTCGAGAGTATGTGCTATTGGATTGTCAAATCATGGAAATCGAAAATTAGTTGAACCATCTTGGTATCTTGAAAGTGGAATTATCAGAGATCCCCTACCAAGAGAAATTTTGCCTGGTGACGCCGGTATATTTACATTTGAGAAGACAAATT ATGCTACATATGGGACAGCAGGAACATTAACATACACTGTTGAAGGCACAAACACACAGATAGAGGTCATGTGGTCAGTTCCTATGGTATATGGTGTATACTCGAATAGGTTTAACGTGCAG ATTGAAGAAAACCAAGTTGCATCATCAATGTTGCATAAGTATCTGTACAAGAATCAATCCCAGGAGGTGTCGAATGGTGGTCACTGGATGCACCGTAACCATAACAACATAAAGGTTCATGCAGCTATGACCAACAACGCCAAAGCATCTCTATTGGTGGAAATATATTACAACttaacaacaccaataacagAAGTActtggaaaataa
- the LOC134693080 gene encoding uncharacterized protein LOC134693080 → MKFSKILYIVTLCLVGSATAQKSSSWMKGFDSLWNLIADTTRRSLDGVTKSTGIDLFGKNGLLSKTMMKPTPPALYDMPPQDYPPTEPNYADFGHGPTHPPDILMQRDPQPLLRAAKRALTSQFTCSKEYAALPGHTMCMNDNPNVAESGISELDKVLVLRHHNRLRGQVQPPATDLVKLKWDDRLAVVAQKWANQCEAGHDKERNVPSIGMTIGQNVAGGYRSWKKAVQMWYDEITMWKYGIEPDSYLGHEGWKKIGHFTQMVQNGTYLVGCGYAVCKNSMYKRYYVCDYAAGQSNLAIPYTTGPRCSKCPHSCVNGQCDCKGTVCYNGGKLDPDTCHCKCTKVYKGRTCEELNCPAEDAFVCGRDWPQSYCDRFYNVPDECPYMCGRCKGGSTSALKPPTTYTSAFGCTFKGRRASPKECSKYGDHGQDIQNCASQGGNVGCSDCATYYNVKRDMCPVMCGFCDAPCGGKMCQNGGSLNTATCTCTCVPPYNGPTCAKAKCPAQDAAHCKWWPKSHCRTYYNVPQECPRMCGIC, encoded by the exons GTTTTGATAGTTTATGGAATTTAATAGCCGACACAACACGACGATCTCTTGATGGAGTTACAAAATCTACTGGTATTGATCTCTTCGGAAAGAATGGTTTGCTTTCAAAAACCATGATGAAGCCAACCCCACCGGCGTTATATGATATGCCACCGCAAGATTATCCACCTACAGAACCAAACTATGCTGACTTTGGACATGGGCCGACTCATCCACCTGATATTCTGATGCAACGAGACCCTCAACCGTTGCTACGAGCTGCAAAAAGAGCCCTCACATCACAG tTTACATGTTCTAAGGAATATGCTGCCCTTCCGGGTCACACTATGTGTATGAATGATAATCCAAATGTAGCAGAAAGTGGCATCTCTGAGTTAGACAAAGTGCTGGTTTTGAGACATCATAACAGATTACGTGGTCAGGTTCAGCCTCCAGCTACAGACCTTGTTAAACTA AAATGGGACGATAGACTTGCAGTCGTTGCACAGAAATGGGCGAACCAGTGTGAAGCAGGACACGACAAAGAAAGAAATGTTCCAT CAATAGGAATGACTATTGGACAAAACGTAGCAGGTGGTTATCGTTCTTGGAAGAAAGCTgtgcagatgtggtatgacgaGATTACGATGTGGAAGTACGGGATCGAACCAGATTCTTATCTCGGTCACGAGGGATGGAAGAAAATTGGACATTTCACACAG ATGGTGCAGAATGGTACCTACTTAGTTGGTTGTGGCTATGCAGTGTGTAAAAATTCTATGTACAAGCGTTATTACGTCTGTGATTATGCTGCAGG ACAGTCTAACTTGGCAATTCCTTACACAACTGGTCCAAGATGTTCCAAATGTCCTCATTCTTGTGTGAATGGACAGTGCG actGCAAAGGAACAGTATGTTATAATGGTGGGAAACTTGATCCAGATACTTGCCATTGTAAATGTACCAAAGTATACAAAGGAAGAACGTGTGAGGAAT tgAACTGTCCAGCCGAGGATGCCTTTGTTTGTGGGAGAGATTGGCCTCAGTCATACTGTGATAGATTCTACAACGTCCCAGACGAATGCCCTTACATGTGTGGAAGATGCAAAG GAGGGTCAACAAGTGCATTAAAGCCACCGACGACTTACACTTCAGCTTTTGGATGTACATTCAAGGGACGAAGAGCGAGCCCTA aggaATGTTCAAAATATGGCGACCACGGTCAAGACATTCAAAACTGTGCCTCACAAGGGGGTAATGTAGGATGCAGTGATTGTGCTACCTACTACAATGTCAAACGTGACATGTGCCCAGTCATGTGTGGATTCTGTGATG CTCCATGTGGTGGAAAGATGTGTCAGAATGGCGGAAGTCTGAATACAGCCACATGCACGTgtacatgtgttcctccctatAATGGACCCACATGCGCAAAAG CAAAATGCCCTGCCCAAGATGCAGCTCATTGCAAATGGTGGCCGAAATCGCATTGCCGTACCTACTACAACGTGCCCCAGGAATGCCCAAGGATGTGTGGTATATGCTAA